The DNA region TGcctttaaacaaacaaaaataactaCAATAGAAGATTTCAAATGCTGTACTACCCTTGCCTTAAACACTTCTTGTCTGCAGCActccaaaagcagcaggagcccaTCCAACAGGAGCTGGCATCACATAGGTCCCCAGACCAGCCAGAGAGCAAACATGTCTGCCGGCACAGGACACCAAGGGGCTCTGGCTTCAGCAATACATACAGCAAAgcagacaaaacaaaataaagaaagccAACAATGATCtggttttttaaactttaaatatttttttctttaaaatctgtttttctctgtggttCTGTCTCTGTAAAGAgctgtgctctccctgcagcatctGGGTCACTTCCTCAGTCCTGGCTGTGGGGCAAGGGAGAAGCAGGGTCACTTAAAGAGGATACAGGTGGGTGCCCTCCCCTGTTCATCACCGGCATGTGTGGATCTCCACCACCCGATGGCAGGGTTTGCACTTGACGGAGCAGCACCAGTGGAATTTGCAGCTGCACCTTTCCACAACCTCCACTTCGTCCGTGTGAAAGCCACGGCCGCAACACATCAGCTCACAGCCATCGATAGCCTTGGAGGTCTTGTTGCACTGCCGCCCACTGGTGCCCAGGACCCCATTCTTGAGGTCATGGTCACAGAAGTCGGGACTGGAGTCTAGGTAGACAAGGTCCTCATCTGTATGTGGCTTGAACTGGGAGTTTTTGGGCACCAGCACTTTGGTGGATCCAATCTCGCTCTGTTCGACCTCTGTGGCACCGTCGAATTTCTCCTTCAGGACACTGCCCACTTTGCGGAAGGGGGGCATGGCTTTCCAGCATGTCTTGAACTCGCATGAGCCTGACACACCATGACACTTACATTCCACCCGCATGTTGTTCAGGATCGCCTGGAGGAACAGACACAAGGAACAAGATGGGATAATCAGTGCGGGCTGCACATAGCAGGGAGGGCACAGTGGATAGGGCCTGGGAGGGCTGTGCAGAAAACACTGCTTGGTGAGTATGGGATTAAAAGAAGCCCAAATGGCTCAAGCCatggctgcagagcctggctgggatgctgcagagTGGTGCCAGCTGCCTAGGTTCTCTCCATGCCATTACCTTCCTCCCTGCCTCGTTGTTGTGGAGGTTCATTAATGCTCTGTTGGAAGAGGCCCCTTTGCTCCTCTCACGGATGTCGACGAAGGACTGCGAGAAGGCCACACCATAGGCGATGTTATCGGAGCAGCCCGACCACTGGAAGCCTGAGGCAGAGAGCACAGATGAGACAGGTACTGCCACCCTGTAGTGCTTGAATTCTCCAGCCCCGCTCTTCCTAAAATCCAGCTGGCCTGCCCTCTCTGTCTTGCTGCCTACTAGTCTGTGCCACATGGGAACAGGGGAAGCTAGGGGGTGTGGCCCTGAGGAACACATGGACAAGATGTTTTCAGTCCAGTGGGTGATGCACCCAGGTGTCTTTCTGTGGCAGTcacagtgttttgtttttttaaaacttctccttcttttctggATGGCTACAGAGAGTGGGTCTGAATAGCAAATCGAGTGGGTATTTTGGCTACTTTGTGTCCccatgcagctgcagctgctcggTGTTCAGACACTCACCCTGTGGGCTGCCCCCCTGCACTGTGCGGTCACATCCACACTTGTCCAGCTCGCCACTGCTGCAGGCGCGGGTCACGGCAAAGGCCACCCCTGCCGAAGAGATGGCATAGACGAACGCTGCCTCTCGTGTCCCTGCAATGGCACAAACCATGGTGGGAAAGGTGGCAGAAAGTCTGAGGCAATGTGAGCAGCAATTCTGGAGGCAATGCAGCCCGGTGGCCAAAGGCTCTTGGTAGACTGCCATATGtgtcccttctcctctcccctcccctcttaACTCTGGTGTGGCACATAAACTCCCCTGAAAAGCTGGTCTAAAAGATGGCTCTTGGCAAAACATGCTATACAGAGCTATCAGGCTAAACCCTTTGTTCTGTCACTTCCTCCTAAGATAGAGGCAGCACACAGGACCCTCATTGTCCCcacccccagggatgctgtTTGCTTAGTGCCAAGCCGGGACCTGACTCATCAGAgacccctgggtgctgggagaTGTTCTGCAGAAGTGACAGCCCATTCTTGCAATAGTGAAGAAGCTGGGAACTGCCCCACAacattaaaaacacaaatgaTGGATGAATGATAAAACCTGGCAATAGAAGAGACAGAGGCTGCACTGCCAATGTGGGCAGAGCTCTCCAGAGCTTATAACAGAAGACTGTCTTGCCTTGTGCttgcagggcagctctgcaagCACAAGGCAAGCACATGAAATCTTTCCTGCATCCAGAATAGCTGTCTGCTTTCCACATCCAGGAAcattccctgcagctgcagatgcTTGCCATCCATCACAGGGTTGTGCAGCTCGCAATGCCTCCCAAACTACCCTGCAAAACCCTGTTCTGCTCCCACAGCACTCACAGAACTTCACTAGTGTCCAGGGTGCAGTGCAGTCCCAGGTTTTGTGTCTACCTATGTGGTGCCACATGGTTGAGAAAAACTTGTTTGGGAAGTTGGGCGCATCCCTGGGCATGAACACAGAGAGAAGCAGGGGTAGGGATAAGCTTTAGCAACACACAATGCCCACTATCCTCTGAGGCTGGTTGAGGGCACAAACCCTCCATTTCTGAGCAAGGAGGGCTGGTATTTGGGGTGGTCCCATGTTTGGTATTGAGGGGCAATGGCTTGTGAGCAGGCATCACTCAGCTTGCCAGTCAGAGAGAGGGCAGCTACTTTGGTGGTCGCATCCCAGACTTTGGTGGCCCAGCTGGCAGTGGCTGGGGAGGACCCAGCCAGTGTGGGACTGAACTGCCTCCAAGTTAATCGAGGTTAATAGTAGGATCATGTTGGTCGGTTTGTGCTGTGGCTGCCTAAAAAGAGACGACTTTTAGTTTCTGGTATTTCTGGTATTTCCAGTCCCTGAACCTTCACAAGAAGAGATCTTCACCCCTGCATTGAGGGAAGGAAAGTCAAAAAAGGAGCCGGGGGATGCTTTGGTCTAGGGGTCCTGAGATGGGAGGTGAGATAGTGCCTGAGGGGAGGCAGAGATAGCACCTGAGGGGAGGCAAGGGATGCTTCAGTGATCTTAAGGGGTTGCAGAGGGGTTTTCCCCTCTGTATCCTCACTACAGTACTCACAGGATTACAGTCATGTGCTTCTGGGAAGTCAGGGtgcagctgggggctgggggctgccctggccatATCCAGCCCTGAAGGCTGGTGGTGGGGGATGATGCTGCCACATGTTCTTCCCATGCCAGGCGGCACTGAGCCATCCTCCTGACGGTGCCCCCATTGATGCTCTGCTCAAGAGTGGCCATGTGCCAGCCgggcagcagccactgcttcAGCACTGCCCAGAAAGAGACTGAGTAAATGCACCCATGGCTTTATGGAGTGGAGCTCCTAGGTTTGGTGGGGAAGAGACGAGAGCAGGGTGACTTTAGGACCTTTGCTCAAACTTGGCATGTCCTTGTCAATAGGTGTAGAAAAGGTTCAggagagctgaggagcagcaggagtcTGAATATGCTGTACCCAACATACTGAATAGAGCCTCACTGAAGTGCACAGGGACACATCCACCCCAAGATCCAACACTGGATGGGCCATTCCTGACCCTCCCCAGGCACCGGCTCAGGGGCAAGCAGGCAAAATCTCACCTGCAGCCCACCAGACTGCTTTTATAGCCATTCCCCCAGCAGCATCACCCCAGACACGTCCTTCCAGCTCACCTTGTGTCACCACCTTGCCGAAGACAGGCAAGGTATCCAGTGTGGAGCAGTTCCAGCGGCGGTTGCGGAATTGGTA from Haemorhous mexicanus isolate bHaeMex1 chromosome 23, bHaeMex1.pri, whole genome shotgun sequence includes:
- the WNT4 gene encoding protein Wnt-4 isoform X3 translates to MSVPCMSSRVWARHARRYPRALPAYAQHTGWIQLRQAHSSAQRYLAKLSSVGSISEEETCEKLKGLIQRQVQMCKRNLEVMDSVRRGAQLAIEECQYQFRNRRWNCSTLDTLPVFGKVVTQGTREAAFVYAISSAGVAFAVTRACSSGELDKCGCDRTVQGGSPQGFQWSGCSDNIAYGVAFSQSFVDIRERSKGASSNRALMNLHNNEAGRKAILNNMRVECKCHGVSGSCEFKTCWKAMPPFRKVGSVLKEKFDGATEVEQSEIGSTKVLVPKNSQFKPHTDEDLVYLDSSPDFCDHDLKNGVLGTSGRQCNKTSKAIDGCELMCCGRGFHTDEVEVVERCSCKFHWCCSVKCKPCHRVVEIHTCR
- the WNT4 gene encoding protein Wnt-4 isoform X2, with amino-acid sequence MSNSKRYLAKLSSVGSISEEETCEKLKGLIQRQVQMCKRNLEVMDSVRRGAQLAIEECQYQFRNRRWNCSTLDTLPVFGKVVTQGTREAAFVYAISSAGVAFAVTRACSSGELDKCGCDRTVQGGSPQGFQWSGCSDNIAYGVAFSQSFVDIRERSKGASSNRALMNLHNNEAGRKAILNNMRVECKCHGVSGSCEFKTCWKAMPPFRKVGSVLKEKFDGATEVEQSEIGSTKVLVPKNSQFKPHTDEDLVYLDSSPDFCDHDLKNGVLGTSGRQCNKTSKAIDGCELMCCGRGFHTDEVEVVERCSCKFHWCCSVKCKPCHRVVEIHTCR
- the WNT4 gene encoding protein Wnt-4 isoform X1, whose product is MSPEYSLRSLLLIILATFSANASNWLYLAKLSSVGSISEEETCEKLKGLIQRQVQMCKRNLEVMDSVRRGAQLAIEECQYQFRNRRWNCSTLDTLPVFGKVVTQGTREAAFVYAISSAGVAFAVTRACSSGELDKCGCDRTVQGGSPQGFQWSGCSDNIAYGVAFSQSFVDIRERSKGASSNRALMNLHNNEAGRKAILNNMRVECKCHGVSGSCEFKTCWKAMPPFRKVGSVLKEKFDGATEVEQSEIGSTKVLVPKNSQFKPHTDEDLVYLDSSPDFCDHDLKNGVLGTSGRQCNKTSKAIDGCELMCCGRGFHTDEVEVVERCSCKFHWCCSVKCKPCHRVVEIHTCR